One window of Phycisphaeraceae bacterium genomic DNA carries:
- a CDS encoding OPT/YSL family transporter, whose amino-acid sequence MAIPTLTDEQVRTWSREQKDRWWLENVFRGSMPQLTFRAALTGFLLGGILSATNLYVGAKTGWTLGVGLTSVILSFSIYRLLSRFGMRDMTILENNCTQSVATAAGYMTGPLISGITAYMWVQNQLMPWWQMLLFNVVLSILGVLVAFPMKRRFINDEQQPFPEGRACGVVLDTLYTSHAAVGMFKAKALAIAAGLTGLLSFLMGESYLKALHALYLVFKTGEKWQAVLVNYKDQLDQTWHLPHNIEGFYTWLGKKGWEPAIGGIPLRQLALTPALDLAMVGAGALMGIKSASSLLIGMMINFAVIAPIMINYGEIQPKSGSLAAGDAVFGRVQILNTWSLWWGIVMMVVASLTALFARPKIFIEAFKGLTRRGDRPHDPVRHIELPLWVSFVGIPIVGAIGVWMATAWFGVPVIFGATAIPMVIVLTLIAASSTALTGTTPTGALSKIPQFTYGALDPKHPPTNLMTGVMCVEVASNASNLLMDIKPGYMLGAKPRQQAWAHTIGITAGAMASVPLFYALFLSSYRPGDNVEQKMVTGQFGFPSALQWKGVSELVTSIFGGGTGSLLTTSIVWSMVIAGVMGLVFEVIRIRTKGKFPLSPLAIGLGVVVPPESTMAMFAGAAFFWLMHKIYYARKDSFGHRLWIDTHEPICAGIIAGAALVGIGDILVRVFALAPPQA is encoded by the coding sequence ATGGCTATCCCCACTCTTACCGACGAACAAGTCCGTACCTGGTCGCGCGAGCAGAAGGATCGCTGGTGGCTGGAGAACGTCTTCCGCGGCAGCATGCCCCAGCTCACGTTCCGCGCCGCGCTCACCGGATTCCTGCTCGGCGGCATCCTTTCGGCAACGAACCTTTACGTCGGCGCCAAGACCGGCTGGACGCTCGGTGTCGGACTCACCAGCGTCATTCTCTCGTTCTCCATATACCGGCTCCTGTCGCGCTTCGGCATGCGCGACATGACCATTCTCGAGAACAACTGCACACAGTCGGTCGCTACCGCCGCGGGCTACATGACCGGCCCGCTCATCAGCGGCATTACCGCCTACATGTGGGTGCAGAACCAGCTCATGCCCTGGTGGCAGATGCTGCTCTTCAATGTCGTCCTGTCGATCCTCGGCGTGCTCGTTGCCTTCCCCATGAAGCGCCGCTTCATCAACGACGAACAGCAGCCGTTTCCGGAAGGCCGTGCCTGCGGCGTCGTGCTCGACACGCTCTACACATCGCACGCCGCCGTGGGGATGTTCAAAGCCAAGGCGCTCGCGATCGCCGCCGGGCTCACGGGGCTGCTCTCGTTCCTGATGGGCGAGAGTTATCTCAAGGCGCTCCACGCGCTCTACCTCGTCTTCAAGACCGGTGAAAAATGGCAGGCGGTTCTTGTCAACTACAAAGACCAACTCGATCAAACTTGGCATCTGCCCCACAACATCGAGGGCTTCTACACCTGGCTCGGCAAAAAGGGTTGGGAACCGGCGATCGGCGGCATCCCGCTCCGCCAACTCGCTCTCACCCCCGCACTCGACCTCGCGATGGTCGGCGCAGGCGCGCTCATGGGCATCAAATCGGCAAGCAGTCTGCTTATCGGCATGATGATTAACTTCGCCGTGATCGCGCCCATCATGATCAACTACGGAGAGATTCAGCCAAAGAGCGGCAGCCTCGCCGCGGGCGACGCCGTCTTCGGGCGAGTCCAGATTCTCAACACTTGGTCGCTCTGGTGGGGCATCGTCATGATGGTGGTCGCTTCGCTGACGGCGCTCTTCGCGCGACCGAAGATCTTCATCGAAGCGTTCAAGGGTCTCACCCGCCGTGGCGACCGGCCGCACGACCCCGTTCGCCACATCGAATTGCCCCTGTGGGTTTCGTTCGTCGGCATCCCGATCGTCGGCGCGATCGGCGTGTGGATGGCCACCGCGTGGTTCGGCGTCCCGGTCATCTTCGGGGCGACCGCGATTCCCATGGTGATCGTGCTGACGCTTATCGCCGCGAGCAGCACGGCGCTCACCGGCACGACGCCGACGGGCGCTCTCTCGAAGATCCCGCAGTTCACCTACGGCGCGCTCGACCCCAAGCACCCGCCCACCAATCTCATGACCGGCGTCATGTGCGTGGAAGTCGCGAGCAACGCCAGCAATCTGCTGATGGATATCAAGCCCGGCTACATGCTCGGCGCTAAGCCACGCCAGCAGGCATGGGCCCACACCATCGGAATCACGGCGGGCGCGATGGCCAGCGTGCCCCTGTTCTATGCCCTGTTTCTTTCCAGCTACCGGCCCGGCGACAACGTCGAACAAAAAATGGTCACCGGCCAGTTCGGATTTCCGTCGGCTCTTCAGTGGAAGGGCGTTTCGGAACTCGTGACATCCATTTTCGGTGGCGGGACAGGATCGCTGCTCACCACCTCCATCGTGTGGTCCATGGTGATCGCGGGAGTCATGGGCCTTGTCTTCGAGGTGATACGAATCAGAACCAAGGGCAAGTTTCCTCTCAGCCCGCTCGCCATCGGTTTGGGCGTTGTGGTGCCCCCCGAATCCACTATGGCAATGTTTGCAGGCGCCGCGTTCTTCTGGCTGATGCACAAGATCTACTACGCCCGAAAGGACAGTTTCGGCCATCGCTTGTGGATCGACACGCACGAACCCATCTGCGCCGGCATCATCGCCGGTGCGGCACTCGTTGGTATCGGCGACATCCTCGTTCGCGTCTTCGCTCTTGCTCCCCCTCAAGCGTGA
- a CDS encoding radical SAM protein, translating into MPAVLDHSVSGVRIDSRLSSIRAKIDSGQRLSLEDGELLFTTPDIWTVCELADSVRRRLHGDIAYYNINRHLNYSNICALSCKFCEFYRKKDDDGAYTRDMEYVKDQVRQAVENGATEMHSVGGLHPYLPFSYYTDLVSTIRDTARSLGSELHVKAFTAVEIVHLAKIAKVYKADDRVSGIRFVLERLKEAGLGSLPGGGAEVFDDRVHDEAFKGKIRSDVWLDVHRVAHELGLNTNATILYGHIEEREDRLVHMDMLRRAQDRALARMGYEGVKVSRCQGVQSGGIEAHGAIGHLGYSGDEGTDVPVITLTRENTPLPERVAFGSPSTPRHLDTLAPPQADTSTPSSSGYFQTIIPLPFFPDGSDLEHLPGPAGLENLRTLAIARLMLDNFPHVKAFWIMQTLPMAQLMLQSGADDIDGTVVWYDITKVGGSSTHQEVNVWTLQKAIREAGFKPVERDTLYRRVSRDGNLWRVADDRS; encoded by the coding sequence ATGCCCGCGGTTCTTGATCACTCGGTGTCCGGCGTTCGAATCGACTCGCGGCTGAGCAGTATTCGCGCGAAGATTGATTCCGGCCAGCGCCTCTCGCTCGAAGACGGCGAACTCCTCTTCACCACGCCCGACATCTGGACGGTTTGTGAGCTGGCCGATTCGGTGCGCCGCCGCCTCCACGGCGATATCGCCTACTACAACATCAACCGCCACCTGAACTACTCCAACATCTGCGCGCTCTCGTGCAAGTTCTGCGAGTTCTATCGCAAGAAGGACGACGACGGCGCCTACACGCGCGACATGGAGTATGTGAAAGATCAGGTGCGCCAGGCGGTGGAGAACGGCGCGACGGAGATGCACTCCGTCGGCGGGCTGCATCCGTACTTGCCGTTTTCGTACTACACCGATCTCGTCAGCACCATCCGCGATACCGCCCGCTCGCTTGGCAGCGAGCTCCACGTCAAAGCCTTCACCGCCGTCGAGATCGTTCACCTCGCGAAGATCGCCAAGGTCTACAAGGCCGATGACCGCGTCAGCGGCATCCGCTTCGTCCTCGAAAGACTCAAAGAGGCCGGGCTCGGTTCGCTGCCTGGAGGCGGCGCCGAAGTCTTCGACGACCGCGTGCATGATGAGGCCTTCAAGGGCAAGATTCGCTCGGATGTCTGGCTCGATGTCCACCGCGTTGCACACGAACTCGGACTCAACACGAACGCGACGATTCTGTACGGTCACATCGAAGAGCGCGAAGACAGGCTTGTGCACATGGACATGCTCCGCCGGGCGCAGGATCGCGCGCTGGCGCGGATGGGGTATGAAGGGGTCAAGGTGTCCAGGTGTCAAGGTGTCCAGAGCGGGGGAATTGAAGCGCACGGCGCCATCGGCCATCTTGGCTACTCCGGCGACGAGGGCACGGATGTTCCGGTCATCACGCTGACGCGCGAAAACACGCCGCTTCCCGAGCGCGTTGCCTTTGGTTCCCCCTCGACACCTCGACACCTCGACACCTTGGCACCTCCACAGGCCGACACCTCAACACCTTCTTCCAGCGGCTACTTCCAGACCATCATCCCTCTCCCGTTCTTCCCCGACGGCAGCGATCTCGAGCATCTCCCCGGCCCGGCGGGACTCGAGAATCTGCGCACGCTCGCGATCGCGCGCCTCATGCTCGACAACTTCCCGCATGTCAAAGCCTTCTGGATCATGCAGACGCTTCCGATGGCGCAGCTCATGCTCCAGTCCGGCGCCGACGATATCGACGGCACGGTCGTCTGGTACGACATCACGAAAGTTGGCGGCAGCAGCACGCACCAGGAAGTCAACGTCTGGACACTGCAGAAGGCGATCCGCGAAGCAGGGTTCAAGCCGGTGGAACGCGACACGTTGTACAGGCGCGTGTCGCGAGATGGAAACCTGTGGCGCGTCGCTGACGATCGATCTTGA
- a CDS encoding MFS transporter: protein MATSKRSHHSKAKHDPFAALRHPNYRLFAAGFVTSATGLQMMAMALAWEIYERASAENFLGPKGAALALGFIGLARALPVVIMALPAGYVIDSFDRKRVLFLTQSGFAIMAALLAFASFSTASLWLMFLLITLSGCVRSFNGPTRSSLLPDLVPEHDFPNAVTWNSGMFQVAAVAGPLIAGYIIYHVHHAWPVYAISAILCAVFALTTLGLRPISHHTAARGKMSLAGMLDGLSHLWKERTIFAAITLDLFAVLLGGATALLPIYASDILHVGAVGLGWLKAGPYIGAGVMALVLAWFPLIRRAGPAMLLSIAGFGFCTIIFGISTSFALSMTMLVLLGALDSISIVVRHVLVQLRTPRHLRGRVSAVNSVFIECSNELGAFESGLVARFFGPIISVVSGGLGTILVVAGVAWLIPEIRRLDKLHDKPIDLAEDAGK, encoded by the coding sequence ATGGCTACTTCCAAACGCTCCCACCACTCGAAAGCAAAGCACGATCCGTTCGCGGCACTCCGTCACCCCAACTACCGCCTGTTCGCCGCCGGCTTCGTCACCTCCGCCACGGGCCTTCAGATGATGGCGATGGCGCTCGCGTGGGAGATCTACGAACGCGCCAGCGCCGAAAATTTCCTCGGCCCCAAGGGCGCCGCCCTCGCGCTCGGCTTCATCGGCCTGGCCCGCGCGCTCCCGGTCGTGATCATGGCCCTTCCCGCGGGCTACGTCATCGATTCCTTCGACCGCAAGCGCGTGCTGTTTCTCACCCAATCGGGCTTCGCGATCATGGCGGCGCTGCTCGCGTTCGCCTCATTCTCAACGGCCTCGCTCTGGCTCATGTTCCTGTTGATCACGCTTTCCGGCTGTGTGCGCTCATTTAACGGGCCGACGCGCTCCAGCCTTCTCCCCGATCTTGTTCCCGAGCACGATTTTCCCAACGCCGTCACCTGGAACAGCGGCATGTTCCAGGTCGCCGCGGTCGCCGGGCCGCTCATCGCCGGCTACATCATCTATCACGTCCACCACGCCTGGCCCGTTTACGCGATCTCCGCGATTCTCTGCGCCGTCTTCGCGCTCACCACGCTCGGGCTCAGGCCGATCTCTCACCACACCGCGGCCCGCGGCAAGATGTCGCTCGCCGGCATGCTCGACGGGCTCAGCCACCTCTGGAAAGAGCGCACCATCTTCGCCGCGATCACGCTCGATCTCTTCGCGGTGCTGCTCGGCGGCGCGACCGCGCTCCTCCCCATCTACGCGAGCGACATCCTGCACGTCGGCGCGGTCGGGCTCGGCTGGCTCAAGGCCGGTCCGTACATCGGTGCCGGCGTGATGGCTCTCGTGCTCGCGTGGTTCCCGCTCATCCGGCGCGCAGGTCCGGCCATGCTGCTCTCGATCGCGGGCTTCGGATTCTGCACGATCATCTTCGGCATCTCGACTTCGTTTGCGCTCTCCATGACCATGCTCGTCCTGCTCGGCGCCCTCGACAGCATCTCAATCGTCGTGCGCCACGTGCTTGTTCAGCTCCGAACCCCGCGCCATCTGCGCGGCCGCGTTTCCGCCGTCAACAGCGTCTTCATCGAATGCTCGAACGAACTCGGCGCCTTCGAATCCGGCCTCGTCGCTCGGTTCTTCGGTCCGATCATCAGCGTCGTGAGCGGCGGCCTCGGCACGATCCTCGTCGTCGCGGGCGTCGCCTGGCTCATCCCCGAAATCCGCCGCCTCGACAAGCTGCACGACAAGCCCATCGATCTCGCCGAAGATGCTGGGAAGTAG
- the floA gene encoding flotillin-like protein FloA (flotillin-like protein involved in membrane lipid rafts), producing MPTPVLIGLGVVGGIILLIFITIFFQFAALWFQALLSNASVGIFDMIAMRFRKVDVRTIVYSRIRAVKAGMDIPTNALETHYLAGGRVPHVINALISAQKAKIPLTWDVATAIDLAGRDIVDAVQTSVNPKVIDCPAQNGPRATIDAVAKDGIQLRCKARVTVRTNIARLVGGATEETIIARVGQGIVSTIGSAADHKAVLENPDQISKTVMRSGLDAGTAFEILSIDIADVDVGDNIGAKLQADQAQADKARFQAEAEKRRALAMALEQENKAKIQENQAIVTLAQAEVPKAMSDALRNGRLGVMDYYRLQNVQADTAMRAGIAGDTNNLPNQG from the coding sequence ATGCCCACTCCAGTCCTGATCGGTCTCGGCGTCGTCGGCGGGATCATCCTTCTGATCTTCATCACGATCTTCTTCCAGTTCGCCGCGCTCTGGTTCCAGGCCCTGCTGAGCAATGCCAGCGTCGGAATCTTCGACATGATTGCGATGCGGTTCCGGAAAGTAGACGTGCGCACCATCGTCTACAGCCGTATCCGTGCCGTGAAGGCGGGCATGGACATCCCGACAAACGCGCTCGAAACGCACTACCTCGCCGGCGGGCGCGTGCCCCACGTGATCAACGCTCTGATTTCGGCCCAGAAAGCCAAGATCCCGCTCACCTGGGACGTCGCGACCGCCATCGATCTCGCCGGGCGCGACATCGTCGATGCCGTGCAAACCAGCGTCAACCCGAAAGTCATCGACTGCCCCGCTCAAAACGGCCCCCGCGCAACGATCGACGCAGTCGCGAAAGACGGCATCCAGCTCCGTTGCAAAGCCCGCGTCACGGTCCGAACCAACATCGCTCGCCTCGTCGGCGGCGCGACCGAAGAGACGATCATCGCTCGCGTGGGTCAGGGAATCGTCTCTACAATCGGCTCCGCGGCAGATCACAAGGCCGTGCTCGAGAACCCGGACCAGATCAGCAAGACCGTGATGCGTTCGGGCCTCGACGCCGGCACCGCGTTCGAAATCCTCTCGATCGACATCGCCGATGTCGATGTCGGCGACAACATCGGCGCCAAGCTCCAGGCAGATCAGGCGCAGGCCGACAAGGCCCGCTTCCAGGCGGAAGCCGAAAAGCGCCGCGCCCTTGCCATGGCGCTCGAGCAGGAAAACAAGGCCAAGATCCAGGAAAACCAGGCGATCGTGACGCTCGCGCAGGCCGAGGTGCCAAAGGCTATGTCCGATGCTCTTCGCAACGGCCGCCTGGGAGTCATGGATTACTACCGCCTGCAGAATGTCCAGGCCGACACCGCGATGCGCGCGGGCATCGCAGGCGACACGAACAATCTGCCGAACCAGGGCTGA